From the Actinomadura luzonensis genome, the window CCAACGAGCCGGTCTCCGGCTATCCGGGCGAGCAGCCGGTGCTGCTGGCGCACGCCTTCGAGCTGGCGTGCGCGGAGACCGGGCTGACCGCCGCCGCGCTGGCGCAGGAGCTGGCCTGGCCGATCGGCCGGGTTCGCGAGCTCATCGGGCTGCCCGACCGGCGGCCCTCGCTCAAGCTCGTTCTTTAGGACATCGTCGGCGGCGCTGCGCGGCGCGCGGGGCGGGAGGGAGGCCGGATGCCGGGTGGCAGGCTGACGCGGGAGGACCGGCTGCGGATCGCCGCCGGGCTGGAGGAAGGGCTCGGGTACGCCGAGATCGCCCGCGGCCTCGACCGGCCCACGTCCACGGTCAGCCGCGAGGTGCTGCGCAACGGCGGCCCGCGGCGCTACCGGGCCGAGCAGGCGCAGCAGGCCACCGGCGAACGCGCCCGCCGGGCCCGCGCCCGCCGTCCGCGCGACCCCGCACAGGACCGAGCACAGGACCGAGCACAAGACCGAGCACAGGACCGAGCACAGGGCCAGGCGCAGAGCCAGGCGCAGAGCCAGGCACAGGCCCCGCCCCAAGATCCGGCCCAGCCCCCGCCCCAGCCCCCGCTCCAGGCCCCGCCCCGGGGACGGGATCCCGGGGTCGTGCGCGACTTCCAGGAGCGGCTGACCGCGCTGCTGATCCTGACCGGCCTGCCCCGCATGATGGCCCGGGTGGCGGCCTGCCTCTACAGCACCGACACCGGCGCGCTGACCGCCCGGGAGCTGGCCGAGCGGCTGCGGGTCAGCCCCGCCTCGATCTCCGCGGCGGTCGCGTACCTGGAGGAGCAGGAGATGATCGTCCGCGAGCGTGACCCGCGGCGGCGGCGGGAGCGGTACGTGATCGACGACGACGTCTGGTACCGGGCCTTCCTGGCCAGCGTGCGGCGCAACGAGCTGCTGGCCGAGCTGGCCGCCGAGGGCGCCCAGGTCTTCGGCCCCGCCACGCCGGCGGGCCGCCGGATGGAGCTGACCGGCCGGTTCCTGCACGCCGCCGTCGAGGACATGGCGCGGGTGATCGAGCGCCGCAGGCACCTGCTGACCGGGGAGGAGCCGCCGGGCGCGCACGTCAACGAATGAAAAATGTCTTCGCAAAGATCTCGCCTACGAAGGAAATCGTTGAGACGCTGAATCGCACTGCACCCCCAGTCCCCGAGGAGTGTCCA encodes:
- a CDS encoding MarR family transcriptional regulator, which codes for MPGGRLTREDRLRIAAGLEEGLGYAEIARGLDRPTSTVSREVLRNGGPRRYRAEQAQQATGERARRARARRPRDPAQDRAQDRAQDRAQDRAQGQAQSQAQSQAQAPPQDPAQPPPQPPLQAPPRGRDPGVVRDFQERLTALLILTGLPRMMARVAACLYSTDTGALTARELAERLRVSPASISAAVAYLEEQEMIVRERDPRRRRERYVIDDDVWYRAFLASVRRNELLAELAAEGAQVFGPATPAGRRMELTGRFLHAAVEDMARVIERRRHLLTGEEPPGAHVNE